The following nucleotide sequence is from uncultured Roseateles sp..
AACTTCAGGCCGGCCTCGACGTACTGGCCGCTGCCCAGGGTCGCGCCGATGTCGTTCTGCAGCAGGCCCGGCGTGATCGAGAAGGTGAACTTGGCGCTCTGCGCGATGGCACTGCTGTTGGTGACCGTCTGCACCAGCTTGAAGCCGCCGCTGACCTGGTAGACGCCCATGCCGGAGGAGCGGCTGCCGAAGTTGCCCGAGGTCGAACCGTAGCTGTGCAAGCCGACGCTGCTGGTGCCGATGTTCTCGAACTGCAGCACATCGACCGGGTTGTTGGGCGGGAAGGACGAGAGCAGATTTGTCACCGCGCCGCCGTCCATCGAGAAGGCGCCGGTGGCGTCCATCGTGGTGACCTGGGCCAGGGCGGTGCCGCCCAGCAGGGCCAGTGTGGCGGCCACGGCGGTCAGTCGCAGCAGCGGGGGAGGGGCTTGGCGGCTCATGGGCAGGGCTCCGATCAGCGTGTGGAATGGGTCACGATTCTGCGCCCTGTGCCAGGGCTTGCCTGCCCCCGAGCCGCGGGGTGCCTCGCGTGAGCCGTTTGGCCCGGCGAAGCTGCGTCAGGGCCTGATATAGGCGTAGCCCTGCTTCTGCAGCTTGACCAGCCGCACCACGCCGGAGGGTGTGAAGCCGGCCTCGGCAATGAACTGATCCTTCTTCAGTCCGCGGTTCTTCAAGGTGATCTCGCAGACCTCGAACTTGACGCCACGGCCCACCAGTTCCTGAACCGCGATCTCGAACGGGTTGCCGTTGCGGTCCTTGGCGTCCTGCATCAGGAAGTCCACGCCTTGGGCGTGGGTGACCACGGTGATCTGCGCCGTCGGGTCGGTGTCGAGGTGGTTCTTGACATTGCGCAGGCCGCCCAGCGCCTGGGCCGCGCTGTCGCTGATGTGATACACGACCTTGTCTTGTGCCCAGGCCGCCAGTGGCAGCAGGGTCAGCAGGGCCAGGGTGAGGGCGGCGAAGAGGCGTTTCATGGTGCGGCTCCAGAAGGACAGGTGCGAGAGCTTAAGCGACCCGGGCGCCCCGGCGTTGCAGACTTGCTGCAGCCAGGGCGCTGTGCGGCCGCCGTTCATGGGCGGCAAACCGTCATTCGTCGCAATGGCCCCGGGCCGGGCTTGGAAGCTGGGTGTACAGACGTTATGGTGCAGTCATGGACGCTCCCAGCCCGGCCTCGGCCCTCCCTCCTCAACCCTCTGGCCAGCCTGCCGGGCGCGCCGGCTTTCTGGCCTCACTGACCCCATCGCGCCTGGTATTTACCCTGGGGCTGGCCTTTGTCGGCGCAGCCCTGCTGAACCCGATCTTCATCACCTCGTTCCCGGTCCTGCTGGGACGCACATTGTTCGTCGGCGTGCTGGGCCTGGTGGCCTTTTCAGCGGCCGGCCAGTGGCCGCGCCGGCTGCCTGGCTGGATGCCACGCTGGGTGGTGCAGGTGCTGGTGGTGGTGCTGACCCTGCCGTTGGCCACCATCCTGGTCTATCTGCTGGCCGTTGACGGCGATGTGCCAGCCCTGCTGCGCCACGAGGGGCGGCTCAGCGGCCTGTTCTGGATTGCCGGCACCGGGCTGATCGTCGGTCCGCTGCTGGCCCTGGCGGCGCTGTACCGCGAGCGCGACGCGCAGGCCCGCTCGCAGGCCCTGCACTTCGAGCTGGAGAAAAGCCAGCTGGAGCGCCGGGCGCTGGATGCCCGGCTGCGGCTGATGCAGGCCCAGGTTGAGCCGCACTTTCTGTTCAACACCCTGGCCAATGTGCGCACTCTGGTCGAGACCGGCTCGCCGCAGGCCGGCCCGGTGCTGGGCAGCCTGATCGCTTACCTGCGTGGCGCCATGCCCCGGCTCAAAGAGCAGACGGCCAGCCTCGGTGACGAGCTGACCCTGGTGCGGGCCTATCTGGAGCTGATGCATATGCGCATGCCCGACCGGCTGCAGTTTTCGGTCGATGTGCCGGCGGCGCTGGAGGGCTTGCGCTTTCCGCCCATGGCTTTGCTGACCCTGGTGGAGAATGCCGTGCGCCATGGTGTCGACCCCAGCGAGGAGGGTGGCCGCATCGACGTGGGCGCCGAGCGCGATGCGCTGAGCGGTGTGGTCAGCCTGTGGGTGCAGGACAGCGGCGTGGGCATGAGCGAGACCGCTGGCGTCGGCACCGGACTGCAGAATCTGCGTGAGCGCATGGGCCTGTTCTTCGGCCCCGAGGCGCGGCTGGAGCTGTCCGAAACCCCACCCCATGGCCTGCGGGCCGAACTGAAGTTCACTCCCCCATGAGCAATGCCCCCGTGACGGCCCTGATCGCCGACGATGAGCCGCTGCTGCGCGACAGCCTGATCCTGGCCCTCAAGCGGGCCTGGCCGGAGCTGCAGGTGGCAGCCCAGGCCCGCAATGGCCGCGAAGCGCTGGAGCTGTTCGAGGAGCATCAGCCGGACATAGTGTTCATGGACGTGCACATGCCGGGCCTGAATGGCATCGAGGCCGCCAAGGGCATTGCCCGGCGCGCCCAGCTGGTGTTCGTTACGGCGTTCGAGCAGTACGCGCTGGCGGCCTTTGACGAGGGCGCGATCGACTATCTTGTCAAGCCTGTCGAGGAACGACGGCTGGTTGACACGGTGCAGCGACTGAAGGCGCGGCTGGAGGCGGGCCAAATGCCCTCGGGTGAGGCCCTGGACGCGGTGCTGGCCCAGCTCTCGGGCCATCTGCAACAGCAAGGTCAGTCGCAGCGCAGCGAACCCTGGCTTCAGTGGATCAAGGCCTCGGTCGGTTCAGCGCTGAAGCTGATTCCGGTGGATCAGCTGGTCTATCTGCGCTCTGACGAAAAATACACCCTGGTTGTCTGGCCCGAGGGCGAGGCCTTGATACGCACACCGATCCGTGAACTGGCCGATCAGCTGGACCCGCAGATCTTTGCCCAAGTGCACCGCTCGGTGATCGTCAACCTGCGCGAGGTCAGCCATATCACCCGCGGTGCCAACGAGACCGCCGATGTGCACCTGCGCGGGCGCACCGAGGTGCTGCCGGTGAGTCGCGCCTATCTGCACCTGTTCCGGCAGATGTGATGAGGTTCAGGGCCTGAGCATCGCCAGCTGGCGGGCCTGGCCGAAGAGGCTTTGCACCGGCCGTGTCTCCGGCAGCACGTAGACAACGCCTCGCTGGCGGCCCAGCACCGGTGCCACCACCGCGTCATAAAAGCCCGGCGCCACGATCACGCAGCCCAGCGAAATGCGGTTGTCGTCCGGTGTCTCGGACAGCAGGCGCTGGGGCCGGCGTTCCTGGGCCGGGGCGGGGCGCAGCCGGTGGATAGCCAGTGCGGCCGCGTAGTTGAACCAGACCACGGCCTCGCCCTGCAGGTTGTGTCCCGGCTCCGAGACAAAACGCCCGGCGGGCGTGGTGCGCTCGGCGGGCAGCAACTGCGCGGGCGCGCGGCCCTGCATATCGCTCAGGCCATGATCGCCAGGTGTCTGGCCCAGCAGCGCTGGCGTGGCTCCCAGCAGCCGGCCATCGGCGCCGAACACGAACAAGCGCGCATCCTTCTTGTCGACGATGGCAAACGGCTGGGCTTGATGGTCGCTCGCGTCGAGCACCCATTGGGCCATTTGGCGCGCGTCGGACGAGGGGGTTTCGGTGCCGAAGTCGACGGTGGTGTTGGCGTGGGCGCTGGCCGACAGAGCGGACAGACAGACGGCGACGAACCAAGCCGAACGCCTGCGAAGACTGAACAACTGCTGCACTCCGACCCCTGCCACGCGACCGCATCAACGAGCCGGACAGGGATGTCAGGCTCCGATGCCATCGATGGTACGCAGGCCGGTACCGGCGTGCTGCGCAAGACGTCACGCCCGAGGCCCTGTTACAGGCCGGAGTTGTAAGCTGCGGGCTGTAAGGCAGCGGCTTTCGCGCCGCCGTGCTTTTGTGCCACGTTGTAGGAAGCGAAGACCTGAGCCAGTGGCTTGACCTCGGGCAGCACATAGACAATGCCGCGCGAGGCCTTGAAGGTGGCACGCAGCACATCCTCGTAAAAGCGCACCGGCACGTTGATGCAGCCGTAGGAGATGCGGTTGTCGCTCGGGGTCGCCGAGGCCAGCCGCTCCAGCCGGCGCTCGCTGGGCTCGATGGCGCGCACGCGGTGCATGGACACGGCGGCGTTGTAGTCCACCCACACCACATCTTCGCCCGTGGCATTGCGGCCCCGCTCGGCAACGAAACGGCCGGCCGGCGTGGTGCGCTCCTCGGGCCGCAC
It contains:
- a CDS encoding DsrE family protein, whose amino-acid sequence is MKRLFAALTLALLTLLPLAAWAQDKVVYHISDSAAQALGGLRNVKNHLDTDPTAQITVVTHAQGVDFLMQDAKDRNGNPFEIAVQELVGRGVKFEVCEITLKNRGLKKDQFIAEAGFTPSGVVRLVKLQKQGYAYIRP
- a CDS encoding histidine kinase, whose translation is MDAPSPASALPPQPSGQPAGRAGFLASLTPSRLVFTLGLAFVGAALLNPIFITSFPVLLGRTLFVGVLGLVAFSAAGQWPRRLPGWMPRWVVQVLVVVLTLPLATILVYLLAVDGDVPALLRHEGRLSGLFWIAGTGLIVGPLLALAALYRERDAQARSQALHFELEKSQLERRALDARLRLMQAQVEPHFLFNTLANVRTLVETGSPQAGPVLGSLIAYLRGAMPRLKEQTASLGDELTLVRAYLELMHMRMPDRLQFSVDVPAALEGLRFPPMALLTLVENAVRHGVDPSEEGGRIDVGAERDALSGVVSLWVQDSGVGMSETAGVGTGLQNLRERMGLFFGPEARLELSETPPHGLRAELKFTPP
- a CDS encoding LytTR family DNA-binding domain-containing protein, which encodes MSNAPVTALIADDEPLLRDSLILALKRAWPELQVAAQARNGREALELFEEHQPDIVFMDVHMPGLNGIEAAKGIARRAQLVFVTAFEQYALAAFDEGAIDYLVKPVEERRLVDTVQRLKARLEAGQMPSGEALDAVLAQLSGHLQQQGQSQRSEPWLQWIKASVGSALKLIPVDQLVYLRSDEKYTLVVWPEGEALIRTPIRELADQLDPQIFAQVHRSVIVNLREVSHITRGANETADVHLRGRTEVLPVSRAYLHLFRQM